The DNA sequence ACACCGCCGCGATCACGACCAGCACACCGACGACCCCCGCGAGGAACATCGTCAGCCGCCGCTTGCCCCCACCGCCCCCGGCGGACCCGCCTCCGGGGCGGGGCCCCTGAGGGGGTTCGCCGTACGGCTGGGACGCGCCCTGCGCCCACATCGACGCGGCGCCGGACGCCTCGGAGGCGCCGGACGCCCCGGACGTCGCAGACGCCCCGGACACTCCCGACGGCACGGCCCCCGACGTACGGCCGCTCGCGGGCGCCGGACCTCGATACCCCGCCAGTCCCCACGAGTTGCCCCCGGAGTCGGCCCCGCCCTCCCGGACGTCACCTCCACCGGAGTCCCGGACCGGCGAGTCCCGCACCGAGGAGTCGCGTACCTGGGAATCCCGGACCGCGTCCCGGACGGAGGAATCCCGCACCGGCGTATCGCGAACCGCGGAATCCCGGACCGCCGAGTCCCGGACCTCCGGTGCCGTCGGCTGTGCAGGCACCGGCGGTACCGTCGGTGCCACGCCCGCCGGACCCGCGATACCGGGCGTCGCCGTCGCGCTGCCGCTCTTGCGCGCCGTCCGGCCCGCCTTTGCGCCCCCCTTGGCATTCGCCGGGGGTGCTCCGAACTCGCTCAGCGCCGCGCGGGCCTGGGAGATCCGGATGGCCTCCATGGTCATGTCGTGGCGCATCTCCGAACGGCTCCAGGCCCGTTCGGCGAGCTCCCACATCGTCGTC is a window from the Streptomyces sp. NBC_00299 genome containing:
- a CDS encoding DUF2690 domain-containing protein, which produces MPDELDPQVREFASQLRRLVDRSGLSIAALADRTGYSKTSWERYLNGRLLAPKGAIVALAEVTGTNPVHLTTMWELAERAWSRSEMRHDMTMEAIRISQARAALSEFGAPPANAKGGAKAGRTARKSGSATATPGIAGPAGVAPTVPPVPAQPTAPEVRDSAVRDSAVRDTPVRDSSVRDAVRDSQVRDSSVRDSPVRDSGGGDVREGGADSGGNSWGLAGYRGPAPASGRTSGAVPSGVSGASATSGASGASEASGAASMWAQGASQPYGEPPQGPRPGGGSAGGGGGKRRLTMFLAGVVGVLVVIAAVFFLTDAGRGQKGDEAANSPSPSATTDPDLPPGVKCSGDSCTGKDAESMGCSGDLVTTAKTATVGTAVVEVRYSEACGAAWGRITQAAQGDEVVVTVGKKKQNGTITVVGDTIAYTPMVSVKDAGEAIACATLAAGQEGCTQ